Proteins encoded in a region of the Halothiobacillus diazotrophicus genome:
- the cas1e gene encoding type I-E CRISPR-associated endonuclease Cas1e, translated as MAELLPPLKPIPIKERLSVLYIEKGQLDVLDGAFVVIDVHGVRTHIPVGGVACLMLEPGTRVSHMACVLAARVGTLLVWIGEAGVRLYSAGQPGGARADRLLYQAKLALDDDLRLKVVRHMYELRFGEPAPQRRSVDQLRGIEGARVRETYKQLAARYGVKWHGRKYNPEEWDVSDLPNRCLSAATASLYGVTEAAVLAAGYAPAIGFIHTGKPLSFVYDVADVYKFETVVPLAFKIAAKSPANPEREVRLRCRDIFRETRLLERIIPGIEDMLSAGGIERPTAAPEQVEPAIPASKGLGDAGHRG; from the coding sequence ATGGCTGAATTGCTCCCGCCGCTCAAACCCATTCCGATCAAAGAGCGACTCTCGGTTCTGTACATCGAGAAAGGCCAGCTTGACGTGCTCGATGGCGCATTCGTGGTGATCGATGTCCATGGCGTCCGTACTCATATTCCCGTGGGCGGCGTAGCTTGTCTTATGTTGGAGCCGGGAACGCGCGTCTCGCATATGGCTTGTGTCCTGGCAGCGCGCGTGGGCACGCTGCTTGTCTGGATTGGCGAGGCAGGCGTGCGTCTCTACTCCGCGGGACAGCCGGGCGGTGCCAGGGCAGATCGCCTGCTGTATCAGGCCAAACTGGCATTGGATGACGACCTGCGGCTCAAGGTCGTTCGGCATATGTATGAATTGCGATTTGGCGAACCCGCGCCACAGCGCCGTTCCGTTGATCAGCTGCGCGGCATTGAAGGTGCCCGTGTTCGCGAGACATACAAGCAACTGGCTGCCCGATATGGTGTGAAGTGGCATGGGCGTAAGTACAACCCGGAAGAATGGGACGTTTCTGATCTACCGAATCGTTGCCTTTCTGCCGCCACTGCCAGTTTGTACGGCGTGACGGAAGCAGCTGTGCTCGCAGCAGGCTATGCCCCCGCGATTGGGTTTATCCATACCGGAAAACCATTGTCTTTTGTTTATGACGTGGCGGATGTTTACAAATTCGAAACTGTGGTGCCTCTGGCATTTAAGATTGCGGCGAAGTCGCCGGCCAACCCGGAGCGCGAAGTGCGGTTGCGCTGCCGGGATATCTTCCGCGAGACCCGGCTGCTGGAGCGGATCATTCCCGGCATAGAGGACATGCTTTCCGCTGGTGGCATTGAGCGACCTACCGCGGCGCCGGAACAAGTCGAACCGGCCATTCCTGCATCGAAGGGGCTGGGTGATGCTGGTCATCGTGGTTGA
- a CDS encoding type II toxin-antitoxin system RelE/ParE family toxin — MRRLFTLLAGEDLVAAMRARQAIELACRFLRDFPFACRKVSADHPFLREKLIEFGSAGYVALCEVETGDIVTILGVRHQREDDYY; from the coding sequence GTGCGGCGGCTGTTCACACTTCTGGCGGGGGAAGATCTGGTCGCAGCGATGAGGGCGCGCCAAGCCATCGAACTGGCATGCCGGTTCCTGCGTGATTTTCCGTTTGCCTGCCGAAAAGTATCCGCCGATCATCCTTTTCTGCGCGAAAAGCTGATCGAATTTGGCAGCGCGGGCTATGTCGCGCTTTGCGAGGTCGAAACGGGCGATATCGTGACAATTCTGGGCGTACGGCACCAGCGCGAGGATGATTATTACTGA